From a single Apium graveolens cultivar Ventura chromosome 2, ASM990537v1, whole genome shotgun sequence genomic region:
- the LOC141708521 gene encoding FCS-Like Zinc finger 8-like, translated as MADQHSLPSPTSQTTSTTSLFGSPRFFSGSFRKGTSSIFDSETMMSPTSILDTKKVSNLISPFGYDQSMSKSQNTSSQENKPLLEKGLGLALVDSLNDDKNLENFNFIKPKLKIQIPTLPLSVCSPNHSPKSPAVFGIKTPNRNSQILGPKSPFGLNSSVQTSDCLNSPTAALTLSEMELSEDYTCVISHGPNPRTVRIYDNCIVESCNGVVGMTDLNKEYNLYSPSQSFLNICPNCKKNLGDGKDRNIENAFGNNECSCNEIISSEEVNNSETIMASTFKDMNQATKTPQKKC; from the exons ATGGCTGACCAACACTCATTACCATCTCCAACTAGTCAAACCACATCCACTACATCACTTTTTGGTTCTCCAAGATTTTTCAGTGGATCATTCAGAAAGGGTACTAGTAGTATCTTTGATTCTGAAACCATGATGAGTCCAACTTCAATTCTAGACACCAAAAAGGTCTCAAATTTGATCAGCCCATTTGGGTATGATCAGAGCATGTCAAAATCCCAAAACACATCATCCCAAGAAAACAAGCCCTTACTTGAGAAAGGACTTGGTCTTGCTCTTGTGGATTCATTAAATGATGACAAAAATCTTGAAAATTTCAATTTTATCAAACCAAAGCTAAAGATTCAAATTCCCACTCTACCATTGTCTGTTTGTTCGCCAAATCATTCACCAAAGTCTCCTGCTGTCTTTGGCATCAAGACCCCGAATCGCAATTCACAGATCTTGGGTCCAAAATCTCCTTTTGGACTTAATTCTAGTGTTCAAACAAGTGATTGTTTGAATTCTCCTACTGCAGCACTGACATTGAGTGAAATGGAGCTTTCTGAGGACTATACATGTGTGATTTCTCATGGGCCTAATCCAAGAACTGTTCGTATATACGATAATTGCATTGTGGAAAGCTGCAATGGTGTTGTTGGGATGACTGACTTGAACAAAGAGTATAATTTGTACTCACCATCTCAGAGTTTTCTAAATATATGCCCCAATTGCAAGAAGAATCTTGGTGATGGCAAAGACAG GAATATTGAGAATGCCTTTGGCAATAATGAATGCTCGTGCAATGAGATAATCTCGTCAGAAGAAGTGAACAACTCAGAAACAATTATGGCTTCAACCTTTAAGGACATGAATCAAGCTACGAAAACACCACAGAAGAAGTGTTGA